One region of Quercus lobata isolate SW786 chromosome 2, ValleyOak3.0 Primary Assembly, whole genome shotgun sequence genomic DNA includes:
- the LOC115976814 gene encoding protein CLP1 homolog translates to MAYSGGAMGAPMAAGPASSSTVRQFKLDKECELRIEVSDASPLRLRLLNGTAEIFGSELPPEIWLTFPPRLKFGVFTWYGATIEMDGTTELVYTADETPMVSYVNVHAILEGRRNRAKASPSNDSDSSQGPRVIVVGPTDSGKSSLSKMLLSWAAKQGWKPTYVDLDIGQGSITIPGCIGATPIEMPIDPVEGIPLDMPLVYFFGQTTPSNNVDLYKVLVKELAKILERQFAGNAESRAAGMVINTMGWIEGLGYELLLHAIDTFNANVVLVLGQEKLWSMLRDVMKNNKPNVDVVKLQKSGGVVNRNAKFRQKARSYRIREYFYGLTNDLSPHSNTASFSDFFIYRIGGGPQAPRSALPIGAEPAADPTRLVPVSINPDLLHVVLAVSFAKEPDEIISSNVAGFIYITDIDMQRKKIIYLAPSAGDLPSKYLIVGNLTWLET, encoded by the exons ATGGCGTACAGTGGCGGAGCCATGGGTGCGCCAATGGCGGCGGGTCCGGCATCGTCGTCGACGGTGAGGCAATTCAAATTGGACAAAGAGTGCGAACTGAGAATCGAAGTCAGTGACGCCTCGCCTCTCCGTCTCCGCCTCCTCAACGGCACCGCCGAGATTTTCGGCTCCGAGCTCCCACCGGAAATCTGGCTCACCTTCCCTCCCAGACTCAAATTCGGC GTTTTTACTTGGTACGGAGCCACGATTGAAATGGATGGTACTACAGAACTTGTTTATACTGCAGATGAG ACGCCCATGGTTAGTTATGTAAATGTTCATGCTATTCTGGAAGGGCGAAGAAATCGTGCAAAAGCATCGCCATCTAATGACTCTGATTCATCTCAG GGTCCTAGGGTGATTGTTGTGGGACCTACAGATTCTGGCAAGAGTTCCTTATCAAAGATGCTTCTTAGTTGGGCAGCTAAACAGGGTTGGAAACCTACTTATGTGGACTTGGATATTGGACAAGGATCTATTACAATTCCTGGATGCATAGGAGCCACCCCAATTGAAATGCCAATTGATCCAGTGGAAGGAATTCCTCTTGATATGCCCCTTGTCTACTTCTTTGGGCAGACAACTCCTAG TAACAATGTAGATTTGTACAAAGTTCTTGTTAAGGAGCTTGCTAAAATACTGGAGAGACAGTTTGCTGGCAATGCTGAATCTCGAGCTGCAGGAATGGTGATCAATACCATGGGATGGATAGAAGGATTAGGCTATGAG TTGCTTCTACATGCAATTGATACATTCAATGCCAATGTTGTCTTGGTCTTGGGTCAG GAAAAACTTTGGAGCATGCTTAGAGACGTCATGAAGAACAACAAGCCTAATGTTGATGTTGTGAAACTTCAAAAGTCAGGTGGTGTTGTTAACAGGAATGCCAAGTTTCGTCAGAAGGCCAGGAGTTATAGGATAAGG GAATACTTTTACGGCCTTACCAATGATCTCTCTCCACATTCTAATACTGCAAGTTTTAGTGACTTTTTTATCTATCGAATTGGAGGTGGGCCACAGGCCCCACGTTCAGCACTGCCAATTGGGGCTGAGCCAGCTGCAGACCCGACAAGATTAGTACCTGTCAGTATCAACCCAGATTTGCTCCATGTAGTTCTTGCTGTCTCGTTTGCCAAAGAACCTGATGAAATAATTTCAAG tAATGTTGCTGGCTTTATCTATATCACAGACATTGACATGCAAAG